In Dasania marina DSM 21967, the genomic window GCAACTCAAAATCCATCTGCAAGCTTACCTTACAGGCCTCATCACCCAAAGCCTGCAACTGCCATTCGCCTTGAAACTGTGAAAAGGGCCCATCCACCAAATGCATCACCACCTTTGTGGGGTAATACAACTCATTGCGGGTGGTAAAACTGTAGCTAAAGCCCAGCTTGGACAAGTCCAAGCGCGCCTGCATATGGCCCTCACTTTGCGATAGTAACTCAGCCCCCACGCAGCCATCCATAAATTGGGGGTAGGCGGTAACATCATTAATAAGCTGGTATATCTTATCAACAGCATAAGGCAATAACGCACTGCGCTGAATGGAAGTCATCATATATAGTCGTTACTAAAAAGGGGGCTAAGCAGCATTAAAACCAATGCCTATACACAGGCACCAGCAAAATCACCAATACAGCAGGTGCGGCAATATAACGTAAAAGCCAATACCAAAGAACAAAAACAAAACCGCTGTGGCGATAAAACTCATCGCGCACCACCTCTAGCCGCATGCGCCAGCCCACAAACATCGCTATTAACAAGCCCCCTAAGGGCAGCAATATAGTGACGCTAACATAATCCAGCCAATTAAAAATACTTCTGTCCAGCCAGCGCACATCACTCCACACATTTAGCGATAGCAACGCCGCTAAGCCCAGCAGCCACACCAACAAGCCCACGCTGATGGCGGCGAACAAGCGCTTAAACTTAGCCCGCTCAATCAGCCAGGCAACCGCCGGCTCCATTAAGGCTACGCCCGAGCTTAACGCCACCAGCGCCACCACGGTAAAGAAGGCACCGCCGAATAACTCGCCGTGCTCTATATGGCCAAAAGCATAAGGAAGCGCCACAAACATCAAGCCCGGACCCGTGCTGGGGGCAATATTTAAGCTAAACACCAAAGGGAATATGGCCAAACCGGCCAACAAGGCTACCGCGGTATCGATCAACACCACCACCGATAACAGCCCCGCCACTGAGCGGCCATCGGGCATATAAGCACCAAAGGCCATCATCGCCCCTAAGCCTATGCTCAGCGTAAAAAAAGCCTGACCCAAGGCCGCTAACATAATCTCAGGGGTAATGGCCTGCCACTGAAAACTAAACAAAAACTGCTGGGCGGCGGCCATATCGCCCATGCGATTACTATAAAACACCACGATCAGCAGCAAAATCACAAACACCGGCAAGATAATACGGGCCATTTTTGCCATGCCCCACTCCACCCCTGTAGAGACCACCAACACTACCAAGCCTATAAACACGCTGTGCCACAACGCCAATTGTTGCGGGTCAGCCAGTAATTGATTAAACACCTCGCCCACTTTAGCCGCGCTTAACCCCTTATATTGGCCACTAAAAACACTCTCTATATGGGCAATACCCAGCCCCGCCATGACGCTGTAATAGGAAAGAATCAACAAGCCCGCTAAACAACCCAACCAGCCCATGCTCTGCCACAGCGTGGAAACGCCGGCCTCACGGGCCAAATTATGGCTGGCGGTAATA contains:
- a CDS encoding sodium-dependent transporter, with amino-acid sequence MSLLRESSQGVWGSRWTFVAATAGAAVGMGNLWKFSALAGANGGGAFVLVYLCFVLMVSLPVLIAEVVIGSRGRANPITASHNLAREAGVSTLWQSMGWLGCLAGLLILSYYSVMAGLGIAHIESVFSGQYKGLSAAKVGEVFNQLLADPQQLALWHSVFIGLVVLVVSTGVEWGMAKMARIILPVFVILLLIVVFYSNRMGDMAAAQQFLFSFQWQAITPEIMLAALGQAFFTLSIGLGAMMAFGAYMPDGRSVAGLLSVVVLIDTAVALLAGLAIFPLVFSLNIAPSTGPGLMFVALPYAFGHIEHGELFGGAFFTVVALVALSSGVALMEPAVAWLIERAKFKRLFAAISVGLLVWLLGLAALLSLNVWSDVRWLDRSIFNWLDYVSVTILLPLGGLLIAMFVGWRMRLEVVRDEFYRHSGFVFVLWYWLLRYIAAPAVLVILLVPVYRHWF
- a CDS encoding type II toxin-antitoxin system RatA family toxin, translating into MMTSIQRSALLPYAVDKIYQLINDVTAYPQFMDGCVGAELLSQSEGHMQARLDLSKLGFSYSFTTRNELYYPTKVVMHLVDGPFSQFQGEWQLQALGDEACKVSLQMDFELRGAVLSLAAKKVFEPMANNLVDAIVKRAQQLYG